A genome region from Triticum aestivum cultivar Chinese Spring chromosome 2B, IWGSC CS RefSeq v2.1, whole genome shotgun sequence includes the following:
- the LOC123040023 gene encoding putative receptor-like protein kinase At4g00960 — protein MDLQLHLIETITNDFSEYQKVGSGGYGDVYKAVYKGEEIAVKKLHPLQGLDDKQFHSELLNLTKVSHKNVVRLIGYCYESRHKYVKNNGETIWAKSMERVLCFEYMQGGSLEKHIADESCELDWPTCYNIIRGTCEGLNHLHSAPDNPIFHLDLKPANILLDKSMTPKIADLGLSRVFASSETHQTEIVKGTHGYMPPEYVAHRRISKKFDVFSLGVIIIKMVAGNTDYSDMPPKEFIKLARENWTKRLQAMPDSYSSHEVDILRVTKCVEIALRCVDKDRDKRPCIKDIVQELEELEAEIQKMLQTSDLSENLTVQRSRGTNILSVDPTLEMRFLFEPRKEVSCCLQLTNKTDDFIAFNVNINRPKYHTRPSRGTMPPCSKRYIAITLRAQAVAPLNMQCHDMLLVQSIRINQELASDPDKIDYQELFEVVVEDDVVKLPIVYVTAEQ, from the exons ATGGATTTGCAACTCCATTTGATTGAAACTATTACAAACGATTTTTCAGAGTATCAGAAAGTTGGAAGTGGTGGGTATGGAGATGTTTACAAG GCAGTGTATAAAGGGGAAGAGATTGCTGTGAAGAAACTTCATCCCTTGCAAGGACTTGATGATAAGCAATTTCACAGTGAATTGCTTAACCTCACCAAGGTTTCTCACAAAAATGTTGTACGATTAATTGGCTACTGCTATGAATCTCGGCATAAATACGTCAAGAACAATGGGGAGACTATCTGGGCGAAATCGATGGAGCGTGTTCTCTGCTTCGAATATATGCAGGGTGGAAGCCTCGAAAAACATATTGCAG ATGAATCCTGTGAACTTGACTGGCCCACATGTTACAACATCATAAGAGGGACTTGCGAGGGTTTAAATCACCTTCACAGTGCTCCAGATAACCCTATTTTCCATCTGGACTTAAAGCCAGCTAATATACTGCTAGATAAGAGCATGACACCCAAAATTGCAGATCTTGGTTTGTCACGGGTTTTTGCTTCATCAGAAACACATCAAACAGAGATTGTCAAAGGAACACA CGGGTATATGCCACCGGAATACGTAGCCCATCGCCGTATATCAAAGAAGTTTGACGTGTTCAGTTTAGGCGTCATAATTATAAAGATGGTGGCTGGAAATACTGACTATTCTGACATGCCTCCCAAGGAGTTTATCAAGCTT GCAAGGGAAAACTGGACCAAAAGGTTGCAGGCGATGCCGGACTCATACTCATCACACGAAGTAGACATCCTACGAGTCACTAAGTGCGTTGAGATTGCATTAAGGTGTGTGGACAAGGATAGAGATAAAAGGCCTTGTATTAAGGATATTGTCCAAGAACTTGAGGAACTAGAAGCTGAGATACAGAAAATGTTACAAACTTCTGATCTTTCAGAAAACCTAACCGTCCAG AGAAGCCGTGGCACCAACATTCTGTCGGTCGATCCGACACTAGAGATGAGGTTCCTCTTCGAGCCAAGGAAGGAGGTATCATGCTGCCTGCAACTTACCAACAAGACAGACGACTTCATAGCGTTCAACGTAAATATAAACCGACCCAAGTACCACACAAGGCCGAGCAGAGGAACCATGCCACCATGTTCGAAGAGGTACATTGCCATAACGCTGCGAGCACAAGCGGTGGCCCCGCTCAACATGCAGTGCCACGACATGCTGCTTGTGCAGAGCATCCGCATCAACCAAGAGTTGGCATCAGATCCTGATAAGATCGATTATCAAGAATTGTTTGAGGTGGTCGTGGAGGATGATGTGGTGAAGCTACCGATCGTTTATGTTACAGCAGAACAATAG